The following are encoded together in the Gorilla gorilla gorilla isolate KB3781 chromosome 14, NHGRI_mGorGor1-v2.1_pri, whole genome shotgun sequence genome:
- the GGACT gene encoding gamma-glutamylaminecyclotransferase, whose translation MALVFVYGTLKRGQPNHRVLRDGAHGSAAFRARGRTLEPYPLVIAGEHNIPWLLHLPGSGRRVEGEVYAVDERMLRFLDDFESCPALYQRTALRVQLLEDRAPGAEEPPAPTAVQCFVYSRATFPPEWAQLPHHDSYDSEGPHGLRYNPRENR comes from the coding sequence ATGGCCCTCGTCTTCGTGTACGGCACCCTGAAGCGGGGTCAGCCCAACCACAGGGTCCTGCGGGACGGCGCCCACGGCTCCGCAGCGTTTCGGGCGCGCGGCCGCACGCTGGAGCCCTACCCGCTGGTGATCGCGGGGGAGCACAACATCCCGTGGCTGCTGCACCTGCCCGGCTCGGGGCGCCGCGTGGAGGGCGAGGTCTACGCGGTAGACGAGCGGATGCTGCGCTTTCTGGATGACTTCGAGAGTTGCCCGGCCCTGTACCAGCGCACGGCGCTGCGGGTACAGCTGCTGGAGGACCGGGCCCCGGGCGCAGAGGAGCCGCCAGCGCCCACCGCGGTGCAGTGCTTCGTGTACAGCAGGGCCACCTTCCCGCCAGAGTGGGCCCAGCTCCCGCACCATGACAGCTACGACTCCGAGGGGCCGCACGGGCTGCGCTACAACCCCCGGGAGAACAGATAA